Proteins encoded in a region of the Podarcis muralis chromosome 6, rPodMur119.hap1.1, whole genome shotgun sequence genome:
- the LOC114596753 gene encoding LOW QUALITY PROTEIN: adenosine 5'-monophosphoramidase HINT1 (The sequence of the model RefSeq protein was modified relative to this genomic sequence to represent the inferred CDS: inserted 2 bases in 1 codon) — translation MNGTTCFRCVITWAGCGAMADEISKSQVAQLGRNTIFGKIIRKEIPAKILFEDEKCLALHDISPQAPTHFLAVPKKPIALLPQAQDSDEALIGHLITAGKKCATELGLTRGYQVVXSVYHVHLHVLNGCQMGWHPG, via the exons ATGAATGGAACAACATGCTTCAGATGTGTCATCACATGGGCAGGTTGTGGAGCGATGGCCGACGAGATCAGCAAATCGCAGGTAGCGCAGCTGGGCAGGAACACCATCTTTGGGAAGATCATCCGCAAAGAGATCCCCGCGAAGATCCTCTTTGAGGACGAGAAGTGCCTTGCGCTCCATGACATTTCCCCACAAGCTCCAACCCATTTCCTAGCGGTTCCCAAAAAGCCCATTGCTCTGTTACCTCAAGCGCAAGATTCTGATGAAGCTCTTATTGGACACTTAATTACTGCGGGCAAGAAATGTGCAACTGAATTAGGCTTGACGAGGGGATACCAAGTGGT GTCTGTCTACCATGTGCATCTCCATGTCCTCAATGGCTGTCAGATGGGTTGGCATCCAGGTTAA